A genomic region of Burkholderia humptydooensis contains the following coding sequences:
- a CDS encoding 2Fe-2S iron-sulfur cluster-binding protein: MPTVKLLPQNIEVQLPSGSSLTELEFELHGQESIPFGCRAGACGACVIEVLEGRDQLGKRSTGESAFLDTLGYAGDAFRLACQCRVNGAVAIRVAAPHT, encoded by the coding sequence ATGCCTACCGTCAAACTTCTTCCGCAAAACATCGAGGTTCAACTGCCGTCCGGAAGCTCGCTGACCGAGCTGGAGTTCGAGCTGCACGGGCAGGAGTCGATCCCGTTCGGCTGCCGTGCGGGCGCATGCGGCGCGTGCGTCATAGAGGTTCTGGAAGGGCGCGATCAGCTCGGCAAGCGCTCGACGGGCGAAAGCGCCTTTCTCGACACCTTGGGCTATGCGGGCGACGCATTCAGATTGGCGTGTCAATGTCGCGTCAACGGAGCGGTCGCGATTCGCGTCGCAGCGCCTCACACCTGA
- a CDS encoding iron-containing redox enzyme family protein, whose product MVNRVKNTGLGNRVPFLSSHDSDELRKQIDALIDTQIENWYETVPYAAHLEGKKVDSEYYKRHLIETAWRIRLLRVSESKALAEIAKQSPEAAQIWANYEREEMLHDELFIQDLARAGVSRDQFLATEPYLSTKLLTGYFSYLLDHEGPLGVVAYSYLVEYVNVKLEPRKIKALKESVGETNITGQVAHSHTDINDDHPGEVWQAIRHLLRSDDDIDAFKRYLGEHQSVLALYFKELYEDKIQAPLKAAA is encoded by the coding sequence ATGGTTAACCGCGTAAAAAATACCGGACTCGGAAATCGGGTTCCTTTCTTGAGCTCCCATGATTCTGACGAATTGCGCAAGCAAATCGACGCGCTCATCGATACGCAAATCGAGAACTGGTATGAAACGGTTCCGTATGCCGCGCATCTGGAAGGCAAGAAGGTCGATTCCGAATACTACAAGCGCCATTTGATCGAGACCGCATGGAGAATCCGCTTGCTGCGCGTGTCCGAATCGAAGGCGCTGGCGGAAATCGCGAAGCAAAGCCCGGAAGCCGCGCAGATCTGGGCGAACTACGAGCGCGAAGAGATGTTGCACGACGAGCTGTTCATTCAGGATCTCGCGCGAGCGGGCGTGAGCCGCGATCAGTTTCTCGCGACCGAGCCGTATCTGTCGACGAAGCTGCTGACGGGCTACTTCTCGTACCTGCTCGACCACGAAGGTCCGCTCGGCGTGGTCGCCTATTCGTACCTCGTCGAATACGTGAACGTGAAGCTCGAGCCGCGCAAGATCAAGGCGCTGAAGGAATCCGTCGGCGAAACCAACATTACCGGCCAGGTCGCGCACTCGCACACCGACATCAACGACGACCATCCGGGCGAAGTGTGGCAGGCGATCCGCCACCTGCTGCGCAGCGATGACGACATCGATGCGTTCAAGCGCTACTTGGGTGAGCATCAGTCCGTGCTCGCGCTGTACTTCAAGGAGCTTTACGAAGACAAGATCCAGGCGCCGCTGAAAGCGGCCGCCTGA
- a CDS encoding SRPBCC domain-containing protein yields the protein MTRLTGRRDTAARLIKASRQTIYDAFVRRDAVSAWLPPQGATAQVQAFEPWTGGRFQMTLAFATASGKSTANTDVVAGRFVDLVPQERIVQAFEFAAADPAFAATMTMTWNLRAAEGGTIVTVTAENVPPGIDRADHETGMNSSLANLAAYVE from the coding sequence ATGACCCGTTTGACAGGCCGCCGCGACACGGCGGCAAGGCTGATCAAGGCGTCGCGCCAAACGATCTATGATGCGTTCGTGAGGCGCGACGCCGTGTCGGCATGGTTGCCGCCGCAGGGCGCGACCGCGCAGGTCCAGGCTTTCGAGCCGTGGACGGGCGGGCGATTTCAGATGACGCTTGCCTTCGCTACGGCTTCCGGCAAATCGACCGCGAATACTGACGTCGTGGCGGGTCGATTTGTCGACCTCGTGCCGCAGGAACGTATCGTTCAGGCTTTCGAGTTCGCCGCCGCCGATCCGGCCTTTGCCGCAACGATGACGATGACATGGAATCTGAGGGCGGCGGAAGGCGGCACGATCGTTACCGTGACGGCCGAGAACGTTCCGCCCGGCATCGATCGAGCGGATCATGAAACCGGCATGAACTCATCGCTGGCCAATCTCGCGGCGTATGTCGAATGA
- a CDS encoding SMP-30/gluconolactonase/LRE family protein produces the protein MVETRRMHAALVAAAIAAIAPACHAQNTTDWLANTYGTLAAHVGNTARSMWVAPEGVIYTSSMWDEYEGGVAIYQNGKSLGSIGSHAEFQGGAITGNATSIFVALQYDKSHGSGAVGRYNRATRARDLFIQVSASNNQPRVDVVTGLATAGSLLYASDFYGNRVRIFTTGGVWQRDIGVSGPGALAVDRAGNVWVARKSAGAIVEFSPAGALLNTIRMPVGSQPSALDFDASSGQLMVGDEGPDMNIKRYDVSGTPALAGTFGIRGGYLDATTGIKGQVGAKRFTRVAGIGKDTAGNLYVLNNPWGGSWDLGRNGGTDIHAYDSAGNLQWTLQSLNFEGVAAPDPATDGALFYGGTNIHAGSAGGAFVANTVDPFSYPSDPRIDMNDTQRDEHFGQLVAVGANRILVASGQNPPIFYFFHFDNANGYVAIPDASIPGPAFNTTQRVTGGFCIDSKGGVWAGLDKTGSIYHYPLTGFDASGKPAWGAGIPVRIPASVQPLTRIVYLADSDTMILAQGIAGSADWTSIGTRIEVYHGWRAGNTTTPDPVINLASAGAKSIDAAGDHLFVGYWFSSGGPARPDIDAFNLATGKLDATLVNTSTATVDASSAVDSMYGVRAYLRSTGEYVVTKNNVKGNSITVYRWKP, from the coding sequence ATGGTCGAAACAAGACGAATGCATGCTGCGCTCGTCGCGGCAGCGATCGCCGCGATTGCACCGGCCTGCCACGCGCAAAACACCACCGACTGGCTGGCGAACACCTACGGCACCCTCGCGGCCCACGTGGGCAACACCGCGCGTTCGATGTGGGTCGCGCCCGAAGGCGTCATCTACACGTCCTCGATGTGGGACGAATACGAGGGCGGCGTCGCGATCTATCAGAACGGCAAGAGCCTCGGCTCGATCGGCTCGCACGCCGAGTTTCAGGGCGGCGCGATCACGGGCAACGCGACGTCGATCTTCGTCGCGCTTCAGTACGACAAGTCGCATGGAAGCGGCGCGGTCGGGCGCTACAACCGCGCCACCCGGGCTCGCGATCTTTTCATTCAGGTCAGCGCGTCGAACAACCAGCCTCGGGTCGACGTCGTCACCGGGCTCGCCACCGCGGGCTCGCTCCTCTATGCGAGCGACTTCTACGGCAATCGCGTCCGGATCTTCACGACGGGCGGCGTCTGGCAGCGGGACATCGGCGTCTCGGGCCCGGGCGCGCTCGCCGTGGATCGCGCAGGCAACGTCTGGGTCGCACGCAAGAGTGCGGGCGCGATCGTCGAGTTCAGTCCGGCCGGCGCGTTGCTGAACACCATCCGGATGCCCGTCGGATCGCAGCCGTCCGCGCTCGATTTCGATGCGTCGTCGGGGCAACTGATGGTCGGGGACGAGGGCCCGGACATGAACATCAAGCGCTACGACGTCTCGGGCACGCCGGCGCTCGCCGGCACGTTCGGCATTCGGGGCGGCTATCTCGACGCCACGACGGGCATCAAGGGCCAGGTGGGCGCGAAGCGCTTCACCCGCGTCGCCGGCATCGGCAAGGACACCGCCGGCAATCTCTATGTGCTCAACAACCCGTGGGGCGGCAGTTGGGACCTCGGCCGCAACGGCGGCACCGACATTCATGCGTACGACAGCGCCGGCAACCTGCAGTGGACGCTTCAGTCCCTCAACTTCGAGGGCGTCGCCGCGCCGGACCCGGCCACGGACGGCGCGCTGTTCTATGGCGGCACCAACATCCATGCCGGCAGCGCCGGCGGCGCCTTCGTCGCGAACACCGTCGATCCGTTCTCCTACCCGTCGGACCCGCGCATCGACATGAACGATACGCAGCGCGACGAGCATTTCGGGCAACTCGTCGCCGTTGGCGCGAACCGGATTCTCGTGGCGTCTGGCCAGAATCCGCCGATCTTCTACTTTTTCCATTTCGACAACGCGAATGGCTACGTCGCCATTCCGGACGCATCGATTCCCGGCCCCGCGTTCAATACGACCCAGCGGGTCACGGGCGGATTCTGCATCGACAGCAAGGGCGGCGTGTGGGCAGGGCTGGACAAGACCGGCTCGATCTACCATTACCCGCTGACCGGTTTCGACGCGAGTGGCAAGCCGGCATGGGGAGCCGGCATTCCGGTCCGCATTCCCGCGAGCGTCCAGCCGCTGACGCGCATCGTCTACCTCGCGGACAGCGACACCATGATTCTCGCGCAGGGCATCGCGGGGAGCGCGGACTGGACGTCGATCGGCACGCGGATCGAGGTGTATCACGGCTGGCGCGCGGGCAACACCACCACGCCCGATCCGGTGATCAATCTCGCCAGCGCGGGCGCCAAGTCGATCGATGCGGCCGGCGATCACCTGTTCGTCGGCTACTGGTTCAGCAGCGGCGGGCCGGCGAGGCCGGACATCGACGCCTTCAACCTCGCCACGGGCAAGCTCGACGCCACGCTGGTCAACACCAGCACCGCCACCGTCGACGCCAGCAGCGCCGTCGATTCGATGTACGGCGTCAGGGCATACCTCCGATCGACGGGCGAATACGTGGTCACGAAGAACAACGTCAAGGGCAACAGCATCACCGTTTATCGCTGGAAGCCCTGA
- a CDS encoding ATP-grasp domain-containing protein has translation MASTGVLILSHCGFSFAEDLIAAIHARGLQAYVLSSKPLPEHGDARLQALRDKAEAVLSADSHVLAENDVLHAIAALRESNAAVIACVSVWEGYRALMALANASLDVSDVPAKRIAALRDKHFVRNALQRAELSRSGARLLTPESLDVLKRDGRAYFVKPARGIASYGAFRLTADTTWSTLADIATRARDDTVYASALGDDIAFIAEDYVAGIEFSFEALTVNGETFVVAIHEKCQLTEANGTVLEDSCTSPPVSISAAGIAAGIDWLRAVLAHFSLDWGCFHVEARFDGDRWDLIEINPRIGGSLISPSVGALNEEANLLELWLDLLLAQTKERAHPSFRDTLARLAYTANGTPPTANATFFRVYFAAPGHIDRIEIRPLSRPPALTHILLKAGDVVEQASREVFLGQLLWHMTRDAQKAELPTLLAESANAIDVHYHSSSIALEA, from the coding sequence ATGGCATCCACAGGTGTCCTGATCTTGAGCCACTGCGGCTTCTCGTTCGCGGAGGATCTGATCGCCGCAATCCACGCACGCGGACTGCAAGCGTACGTCCTGAGCTCCAAGCCCCTGCCGGAACACGGCGACGCGCGTCTGCAGGCGTTGCGGGACAAGGCGGAAGCGGTGCTGTCGGCCGATTCGCACGTGCTCGCGGAAAACGACGTCCTGCATGCCATCGCCGCCCTGCGCGAATCGAATGCCGCCGTCATCGCATGCGTCAGCGTGTGGGAAGGCTATCGCGCTCTCATGGCGCTCGCGAACGCGAGCCTCGACGTGAGCGACGTGCCGGCCAAACGCATCGCTGCGCTGCGCGACAAGCATTTCGTGCGCAACGCACTGCAACGGGCGGAACTGTCCCGCAGCGGCGCGCGCCTGCTGACACCCGAATCGCTCGACGTGCTGAAACGCGACGGACGGGCGTACTTCGTGAAGCCCGCACGCGGCATCGCGTCCTACGGCGCGTTCCGGCTGACCGCCGATACGACGTGGTCGACGCTCGCCGACATCGCGACGCGCGCGCGCGACGACACGGTCTATGCATCCGCGCTCGGCGACGACATCGCGTTCATCGCCGAGGATTACGTCGCCGGCATCGAGTTCAGCTTCGAGGCGCTGACCGTGAACGGCGAAACGTTCGTCGTGGCGATCCACGAGAAATGCCAGTTGACCGAGGCGAACGGCACCGTACTCGAAGACAGTTGCACGAGTCCGCCCGTCTCGATTTCCGCGGCCGGCATCGCCGCGGGAATCGACTGGCTGCGCGCCGTGCTCGCCCACTTCTCGCTCGACTGGGGTTGCTTTCACGTCGAAGCCCGCTTCGACGGCGACCGGTGGGATCTCATCGAGATCAATCCGCGGATCGGCGGCAGCCTGATTTCACCGAGCGTCGGCGCGCTGAACGAAGAGGCGAACCTGCTCGAACTATGGCTCGATCTGCTGCTCGCGCAGACGAAGGAACGCGCGCATCCATCGTTCCGCGACACGCTCGCGCGCCTCGCCTATACAGCGAACGGCACGCCCCCCACGGCGAACGCGACGTTTTTCCGGGTGTATTTCGCCGCACCCGGCCACATCGACCGCATCGAAATCCGGCCGCTCAGCCGGCCGCCCGCGCTCACGCACATTCTGCTGAAGGCAGGCGACGTCGTCGAGCAAGCGTCAAGGGAAGTGTTTCTCGGCCAACTGCTGTGGCACATGACGCGGGATGCGCAGAAAGCCGAGCTGCCCACGCTCCTTGCCGAGTCGGCCAACGCGATCGATGTGCACTACCACTCATCATCCATCGCATTGGAGGCATAA
- a CDS encoding winged helix-turn-helix transcriptional regulator, giving the protein MGKRTSHKESGCGVARPLDAIGDNWSLLIVRDAFDGLRRFGEFQESLGLAKNILAARLRSLVEHGIFITVPASDGSVHHEYELTEKGRALFPLLVALRQWGEDYCFPGSAARVRLVDRQTGRPVKRVEVYAQDGNLLQPEDTVVRVVKPRAATRAATKSKTTGSR; this is encoded by the coding sequence ATGGGCAAGCGAACTAGTCACAAGGAAAGCGGCTGCGGCGTCGCGCGTCCGCTCGACGCGATCGGCGACAACTGGTCGTTACTGATCGTGCGCGACGCATTCGACGGCCTGCGGCGGTTCGGCGAGTTTCAGGAAAGCCTCGGGCTCGCGAAGAACATCCTCGCGGCCCGGCTGCGCAGCCTCGTCGAGCACGGCATCTTCATCACCGTGCCGGCGTCGGACGGCAGCGTCCATCATGAATACGAGCTGACCGAAAAGGGGCGCGCGCTGTTTCCCTTGCTCGTCGCGCTGAGGCAATGGGGTGAAGACTATTGCTTCCCCGGAAGTGCCGCGCGCGTGCGCCTCGTCGATCGGCAAACGGGCCGGCCGGTCAAGCGCGTCGAAGTGTACGCTCAGGACGGCAACCTGTTGCAGCCTGAGGACACCGTCGTGCGTGTCGTCAAACCTCGCGCGGCAACTCGCGCGGCAACCAAGTCGAAAACGACGGGTTCCCGTTAA
- a CDS encoding NAD(+) synthase yields the protein MTTPARPRRPATGDAPAQRFLNPYRHGFVRIAIAIPPVRVADPAFNAARTIDAMRDAARERALVVVCPELGLSAYTCDDLFQQQALLDAGLAALDDVVAASNDLAAVAIVGVPLRIGATLYNCAAVVHRGRICGIVPKTYLANYREFYEARQFASGDALAQETVDLPMQAGIPCGSRLLFQARAQPLLTFHVEICEDLWVPIPPSSYAALAGATVLFNLSASNATIAKAQYRRALVGNQSARCLAAYAYSCAGAGESTTDLAWDGHGMLFENGVLLAQARRFAPTPQLLFADVDVERLASERMRQTSFAHAALRHQSACAAFRTIPIDVAVDSDGVLPLARVCERFPYVPSDPALRHERCEEISAIQVQGLVTRMKAAGVERLVIGVSGGLDSTLALLTCVRAADALRLPRDHVLACTLPGFATSARTAGQAARLIAALGCRHIGIDIRPACTRMLRDLDHPFSRGEACYDVTFENVQAGMRTDYLFRLANRHGALVVGTGDLSELALGWCTYGVGDQMSHYAVNASIPKTLVRYLVRWAAEQGPFAGAASPVLHDVLATAISPELIPGDAHAEPAQQSETAVGPFELQDFNLYYLLRLGYRPSKVAYLAWHAWHDATHGRWPDVPDGQRHAYSIGEIKHWLEIFVTRFFEDMQFKRSCLPNGPKVGSGGSLSPRGDYRAPSDASARAWLADLATVPETIDDDRSAPASR from the coding sequence ATGACGACCCCCGCCCGCCCTCGCCGCCCGGCGACCGGCGACGCACCCGCGCAACGCTTCCTCAATCCGTACCGGCACGGCTTCGTCCGGATCGCCATCGCCATACCGCCCGTGCGCGTCGCGGACCCGGCCTTCAATGCGGCGCGCACGATCGACGCGATGCGCGACGCGGCGCGCGAACGCGCACTGGTCGTCGTCTGTCCGGAACTCGGCCTGTCCGCCTATACCTGCGACGACCTCTTCCAGCAGCAGGCGCTGCTCGACGCCGGCCTTGCGGCGCTGGACGACGTGGTCGCCGCGTCGAACGATCTCGCGGCGGTCGCCATCGTCGGCGTGCCGCTGCGAATCGGCGCCACGCTCTACAACTGCGCGGCGGTCGTCCATCGGGGGCGAATCTGCGGAATCGTGCCGAAGACCTATCTCGCGAACTACCGCGAGTTCTACGAGGCGCGGCAATTCGCGTCGGGGGACGCGCTCGCGCAGGAAACCGTCGATCTGCCGATGCAAGCCGGGATTCCATGCGGAAGCCGCCTGCTGTTCCAGGCCCGCGCGCAGCCGCTGCTGACGTTCCATGTCGAGATCTGCGAGGATTTGTGGGTGCCGATTCCGCCGTCGTCGTATGCCGCCCTCGCCGGCGCAACGGTGCTGTTCAACCTGTCCGCCTCGAACGCCACCATCGCGAAGGCGCAATACCGGCGCGCCCTCGTCGGCAACCAGTCGGCCCGTTGCCTGGCCGCGTACGCATACAGTTGCGCGGGCGCGGGCGAATCGACGACCGATCTCGCATGGGACGGCCACGGCATGCTGTTCGAGAACGGCGTGCTGCTTGCGCAGGCGCGCCGCTTCGCGCCGACGCCGCAGCTCCTGTTCGCCGATGTCGACGTCGAGCGTCTCGCCAGCGAACGGATGCGGCAGACGAGCTTCGCGCACGCCGCGCTGCGGCACCAGAGCGCGTGCGCGGCATTCCGGACGATTCCGATCGACGTCGCCGTCGATTCCGATGGCGTGTTGCCGCTCGCGAGGGTATGCGAGCGATTTCCCTATGTCCCGTCCGATCCGGCCCTGCGCCACGAACGCTGCGAGGAAATCAGCGCGATTCAGGTGCAGGGGCTCGTGACGCGGATGAAGGCGGCCGGCGTCGAGCGTCTGGTGATCGGCGTATCGGGCGGGCTCGATTCGACTCTTGCGCTGCTCACGTGCGTGCGCGCGGCGGATGCGCTTCGTCTGCCGCGGGATCACGTGCTTGCGTGCACGCTGCCGGGCTTCGCGACGAGCGCGCGCACGGCGGGGCAGGCCGCCCGCCTGATCGCCGCGCTCGGCTGCCGGCACATCGGCATCGACATCCGGCCCGCCTGCACGCGAATGCTCCGCGATCTCGACCACCCGTTCTCGCGCGGCGAGGCGTGCTACGACGTGACCTTCGAAAACGTGCAGGCCGGCATGCGCACCGATTACCTGTTCCGCCTCGCGAACCGGCATGGGGCGCTCGTCGTCGGCACGGGCGATCTGAGCGAGCTCGCGCTCGGCTGGTGCACGTATGGCGTCGGCGACCAGATGTCCCATTACGCCGTCAACGCGAGCATTCCGAAAACGCTCGTTCGCTACCTCGTGCGCTGGGCGGCCGAGCAGGGCCCGTTCGCGGGCGCAGCAAGCCCGGTGCTGCACGACGTGCTCGCGACGGCGATCAGCCCCGAACTGATTCCGGGCGACGCCCATGCCGAACCGGCGCAGCAATCGGAAACCGCCGTCGGTCCGTTCGAGTTGCAGGACTTCAATCTCTATTACCTGCTGCGGCTGGGCTATCGGCCGTCGAAAGTCGCGTATCTCGCCTGGCATGCATGGCATGACGCAACGCACGGCCGCTGGCCCGACGTGCCGGACGGCCAGCGGCATGCCTATTCGATCGGCGAGATCAAGCACTGGCTCGAAATCTTCGTCACGCGCTTCTTCGAGGACATGCAGTTCAAGCGCAGTTGCCTGCCGAACGGCCCGAAGGTCGGCTCCGGCGGTTCGCTGTCGCCGCGCGGCGACTACCGCGCGCCGAGCGACGCGAGTGCGCGCGCCTGGCTCGCCGACCTCGCGACGGTGCCGGAGACCATCGATGACGACCGCTCCGCCCCCGCGTCGCGCTGA
- a CDS encoding SDR family NAD(P)-dependent oxidoreductase, with the protein MTDRICLITGVGSATGSSIARRFARDGYRVAMLARNRERLLDFERTIEGSRAFVCDVGDLDALATTVEAVRNEFGRPSVVVHNAVSETFATFLEADPARLERNFRVNTTALLHLARACAPGMIEAGGGAIIVTGNTASLRGKPNYALFAPTKAAQRILAEALARELGPQRVHVGYVIIDAAIDAPWLGEDGRTRPAWVEPPKGWPFARDEYFAHPDAIADEVFHIAHQHPSTWSFDHVIRPFAEKW; encoded by the coding sequence ATGACTGACCGAATCTGCTTGATCACCGGAGTGGGCAGCGCGACCGGCTCGTCGATCGCCCGCCGGTTCGCCCGCGACGGCTACCGGGTCGCGATGCTCGCGCGCAACCGCGAACGCCTGCTCGACTTCGAGCGCACGATCGAAGGCAGTCGCGCATTCGTCTGCGACGTCGGCGATCTCGACGCACTTGCAACGACAGTCGAAGCCGTGCGCAACGAGTTCGGCCGGCCGTCGGTCGTCGTTCATAACGCCGTGTCCGAAACGTTCGCGACGTTCCTCGAAGCGGACCCCGCACGGCTCGAGCGCAACTTTCGCGTGAACACGACGGCGCTGCTGCATCTTGCCCGCGCGTGCGCGCCGGGCATGATCGAAGCGGGAGGCGGCGCGATCATCGTGACGGGCAACACGGCTTCGCTGCGCGGCAAGCCGAACTATGCGCTGTTCGCGCCCACCAAGGCCGCGCAGCGGATTCTCGCCGAAGCGCTCGCGCGCGAACTCGGCCCGCAACGCGTGCATGTCGGTTATGTGATCATCGACGCGGCGATCGACGCGCCCTGGCTCGGTGAAGACGGCCGCACGCGGCCGGCGTGGGTCGAACCGCCGAAAGGCTGGCCATTCGCGCGCGACGAGTACTTCGCGCACCCCGACGCGATTGCCGACGAGGTCTTTCACATCGCGCATCAACACCCGTCGACCTGGTCGTTCGATCACGTGATTCGCCCGTTCGCAGAGAAGTGGTGA
- a CDS encoding ribose-phosphate diphosphokinase has translation MPYSPFSLFAFATSRSFGERLAAHLGVTLTAHEERAFEDGEHKTRPLVSVRGHDVYVVQSLYGEAGSSVNDKLCRLLLFIGALKDASAARVCAVVPYLCYSRKDRRSQPRDPVSTRYVAAMLEAVGVDRIVTIDVHNVAAYQNAFRCPTEHLEANGLLVDWFAGQAGELPIVVVSPDAGGVRRAEDFRARLATRLGRPVDAAFAGKLRSSGVVTAKPLVGDVAGRCAVIVDDLIGSGTTLAHTAADCRALGAQSVYAVATHGMFFDRAAELLGGDALTALAVTDSVPPWRVPPGVLRDKLTVLDSAPLFAEAIARIHRGGSLTDLLRR, from the coding sequence ATGCCATACAGCCCCTTCAGCCTCTTTGCCTTCGCGACGAGCCGCTCGTTCGGCGAGCGGCTCGCGGCCCATCTCGGCGTCACGCTCACGGCGCACGAAGAGCGCGCGTTCGAGGACGGCGAACACAAGACGCGCCCGCTCGTCAGCGTGCGCGGACACGACGTCTATGTCGTGCAGTCGCTGTACGGAGAAGCGGGAAGCTCCGTCAACGACAAGCTGTGCCGGCTGCTCCTGTTCATCGGCGCGCTCAAGGACGCCTCCGCCGCGCGCGTCTGCGCGGTCGTGCCGTACCTGTGCTACTCCCGCAAGGACCGACGATCGCAGCCGCGCGATCCGGTCTCCACGCGCTACGTGGCGGCCATGCTCGAAGCCGTCGGCGTCGATCGCATCGTCACGATCGACGTGCACAACGTCGCCGCGTACCAGAATGCGTTTCGCTGCCCGACCGAACACCTCGAAGCCAACGGGCTGCTGGTCGACTGGTTCGCCGGGCAGGCGGGCGAGCTGCCCATCGTGGTCGTGTCACCGGATGCCGGCGGCGTGCGCCGCGCGGAAGATTTTCGGGCGAGGCTCGCCACGCGGCTCGGCCGCCCCGTCGACGCGGCCTTCGCGGGCAAGCTGCGCAGCAGCGGCGTCGTGACCGCCAAGCCGCTCGTCGGCGACGTCGCGGGCCGCTGCGCGGTCATCGTCGACGATCTGATCGGCTCCGGCACGACGCTCGCCCACACCGCCGCCGACTGCCGGGCATTGGGCGCGCAGTCTGTCTATGCGGTCGCGACGCACGGGATGTTCTTCGACCGCGCCGCCGAACTGCTCGGCGGCGACGCGCTCACCGCGCTTGCCGTCACCGACTCGGTGCCGCCGTGGCGCGTGCCGCCCGGCGTGCTCAGAGACAAGCTCACCGTGCTCGACAGCGCCCCGCTGTTCGCGGAGGCGATCGCGCGCATCCATCGCGGCGGCTCGCTCACGGACCTGCTGCGGCGCTGA
- a CDS encoding glutathione S-transferase family protein: MKLIGTYFSPFARRVGVALNVLDIGFEHDPLNGYTEAARADLLNPVGKVPVLELDDGTRLIDSGAILDFLDERVGPERALAPRFGAPRQAMLQLAAIATTIYEKTTARYAEEHRADNGTQADLIDRYRTQTLNGFTALDEVVRSGGPIRSTALNLATITAVVAYDYAQATHPDLDLGSHARALSAVAASVADHPAFARTRP, from the coding sequence ATGAAATTGATCGGCACCTACTTCTCGCCGTTCGCACGTCGTGTCGGCGTTGCGCTCAACGTTCTCGACATCGGTTTCGAGCACGATCCGTTGAACGGCTATACCGAGGCCGCGCGAGCCGACTTGCTGAATCCGGTCGGCAAAGTGCCGGTGCTCGAACTCGACGACGGCACCCGCCTGATCGACAGCGGCGCGATTCTCGACTTTCTCGACGAGCGAGTCGGCCCCGAGCGCGCACTCGCCCCGCGCTTCGGCGCGCCGCGTCAAGCGATGCTTCAACTCGCGGCAATCGCGACGACGATTTACGAGAAAACCACCGCGCGCTACGCGGAAGAGCACCGGGCGGACAACGGTACGCAGGCCGATCTGATCGACCGCTATCGCACGCAAACGCTCAACGGCTTCACCGCGCTCGACGAAGTCGTTCGTTCGGGCGGCCCGATCCGCTCGACCGCGCTGAATCTGGCGACGATCACCGCCGTTGTCGCGTACGACTATGCGCAGGCAACCCATCCGGATCTCGATTTGGGCTCGCATGCGCGTGCGCTCTCCGCCGTCGCCGCATCCGTCGCGGACCATCCCGCATTCGCCCGCACTCGCCCGTAG
- a CDS encoding winged helix-turn-helix transcriptional regulator: MIKRNCVEIQAICPVARAVDVIGDRWSLLIVRAVLEGVRRFGALQRHLGIASNILNDRLRTLMAKGVLEAKQASDGSAHLEYAPTKLGEGLFPVIVTLHQWAETYLYAEGERYAMLIERGSERPIRRLELLRHDGGPLSATNTVVYLPAAGD; the protein is encoded by the coding sequence ATGATCAAGCGAAACTGCGTGGAAATTCAGGCGATTTGCCCCGTCGCGCGCGCGGTGGACGTGATAGGCGATCGCTGGTCGCTATTGATCGTTCGCGCGGTGCTCGAAGGCGTCCGGCGGTTCGGTGCATTGCAACGTCATCTCGGCATTGCAAGCAACATCCTGAATGACCGGTTGCGGACGTTGATGGCAAAAGGCGTGCTGGAGGCGAAGCAGGCGTCGGACGGGTCGGCTCATCTCGAGTACGCGCCGACGAAGCTCGGTGAAGGGCTGTTTCCGGTCATCGTCACGCTGCATCAGTGGGCGGAGACTTATTTGTATGCGGAAGGCGAGCGCTACGCGATGCTGATCGAACGAGGCAGCGAGCGGCCGATTCGCCGGCTGGAGTTGCTGCGGCACGATGGCGGCCCGCTGAGTGCGACGAACACGGTCGTCTATTTGCCCGCCGCCGGCGATTGA